A genome region from Coffea arabica cultivar ET-39 chromosome 7e, Coffea Arabica ET-39 HiFi, whole genome shotgun sequence includes the following:
- the LOC113701429 gene encoding F-box/kelch-repeat protein At3g06240-like, with amino-acid sequence MPPKRKGQRNNTRKPSKPDAPLPTNNVVVSGAMSDCKLPEDLMLSILTLLPVKSVQRYKCVCKPWLKLFSTTEFIKMHREQTAKNPQNHSLIIHSIDEDYYHNMSLLNVNSTAEEPTNLVNPFPVIFKEMDLVGCVNGLVCLSCPPFAQMIVLWNPVLSIWKAIRLPNRGIDESIDRISLGFGYDESKDDYKIVRITIFKPDGNSPKNFLRAFAEVYSANLDSWKRVRLSFQFSITPTRNNVIVKGRPYWTAIIYDPVKMFREVMLWYDVENEVFRHVPVPDYNMHCTKGGRFVEWKSSLAILVYSPTRERDDFVDVVVYDEGKGHWETKSCHGPIGLKMERHMQCSKDGVILAETPEGTLFLYDPVTNAIKEFRIAEAMKTSYEAFSYTESLVSLKGMEKVEEQDKDKFCIKMEDLVID; translated from the coding sequence ATGCCGCCGAAGAGAAAAGGCCAACGAAACAACACTCGCAAACCCAGTAAACCAGACGCTCCACTACCCACTAACAACGTCGTGGTCTCAGGAGCCATGTCCGATTGCAAGTTACCCGAAGACCTGATGCTCTCCATTCTCACCCTCCTCCCCGTGAAAAGCGTTCAGCGATACAAGTGCGTTTGCAAGCCATGGCTGAAGCTCTTTTCCACCACAGAGTTCATCAAGATGCACCGCGAGCAAACCGCCAAGAATCCCCAAAATCACTCCCTTATCATCCACAGCATTGACGAGGATTACTACCATAATATGTCGCTGTTGAACGTCAATTCCACTGCTGAAGAACCCACAAATCTTGTCAATCCTTTTCCTGTAATCTTCAAAGAAATGGACTTGGTGGGCTGTGTTAATGGGCTGGTTTGCCTCAGTTGCCCTCCTTTTGCCCAGATGATTGTCCTCTGGAACCCTGTTTTAAGTATTTGGAAGGCCATTAGGCTTCCTAATCGAGGAATTGATGAAAGTATAGACAGAATTTCACTCGGGTTTGGTTATGATGAAAGCAAGGATGACTATAAGATTGTGAGGATTACGATTTTCAAGCCTGATGGGAATAGTCCGAAGAATTTCTTGAGGGCTTTTGCTGAGGTTTACTCTGCTAACTTGGACTCTTGGAAAAGGGTTCGCCTTAGTTTTCAGTTTTCAATTACTCCTACTAGGAACAATGTTATTGTAAAAGGAAGGCCTTATTGGACTGCAATTATCTATGATCCGGTGAAAATGTTTCGTGAAGTTATGCTGTGGTATGATGTGGAAAACGAGGTGTTTAGGCATGTTCCTGTGCCGGATTATAATATGCATTGCACTAAAGGGGGGAGATTTGTGGAGTGGAAGAGTAGTCTTGCTATACTTGTGTACTCTCCTACTAGAGAGAGGGATGATTTTGTTGATGTTGTGGTTTATGATGAAGGCAAGGGACATTGGGAGACGAAATCTTGCCATGGTCCAATTGGACTGAAAATGGAGAGGCATATGCAATGCTCTAAAGATGGCGTGATTTTGGCAGAGACTCCAGAAGGAACGTTGTTTTTGTATGATCCTGTGACTAATGCGATTAAGGAGTTCCGGATTGCTGAAGCTATGAAAACCTCCTATGAGGCATTTAGCTACACAGAGAGCTTGGTTTCTCTGAAGGGGATGGAGAAGGTGGAGGAACAGGACAAAGATAAGTTCTGTATCAAGATGGAAGATTTGGTTATCGACTAA